From a region of the Corallococcus coralloides DSM 2259 genome:
- a CDS encoding MBL fold metallo-hydrolase produces MKSSLLALCLGIAGFTTGCATSSHAVQKSALGVTRPADAVLAELDVPGPVELETVTSCDWAVDRSGLINLDHPTAKAAHLEDGDEPIQVFFHALRHPTQGMYIVDTGVETALRDAPDRAALDGIVTSAMHMEKMKVLAPLGEWLAKQPQPLSGVFLTHLHPDHISGMADAPAGTPVYTGPGEAGSRAFVNLVVQGATDRALKGKPALSEWNYTADPKGLFDGAVDIFGDGSVWALWVPGHTPGSTAYLVRSTKGPVLLLGDASHTRWGWEHDVEPGSFTQDGPRGVESFKKLRAFVAAHPQVEVRFGHQH; encoded by the coding sequence ATGAAGTCCTCCCTGCTCGCGCTCTGCCTCGGTATCGCTGGGTTCACCACCGGCTGCGCCACGTCCTCGCACGCCGTCCAGAAGTCCGCGCTCGGCGTGACGCGCCCGGCGGACGCGGTGCTGGCGGAGCTGGACGTGCCCGGGCCGGTGGAGCTGGAGACGGTCACCTCGTGCGACTGGGCCGTGGACCGCAGCGGCCTCATCAACCTGGACCACCCGACGGCGAAGGCGGCGCACCTGGAGGACGGGGATGAGCCCATCCAGGTCTTCTTCCACGCGCTGCGCCACCCGACGCAGGGGATGTACATCGTGGACACGGGCGTGGAGACGGCGCTGCGGGACGCGCCGGACCGCGCGGCGCTGGACGGCATCGTCACGAGCGCGATGCACATGGAGAAGATGAAGGTGCTGGCGCCGCTGGGCGAGTGGCTGGCGAAGCAGCCCCAGCCGCTCTCCGGCGTCTTCCTCACGCACCTGCATCCGGATCACATCAGCGGCATGGCGGACGCTCCGGCGGGGACGCCCGTCTACACCGGCCCGGGCGAGGCGGGCAGCCGCGCGTTCGTGAACCTGGTGGTGCAGGGCGCCACGGACCGCGCGCTGAAGGGCAAGCCGGCGCTGTCGGAGTGGAACTACACGGCCGACCCGAAGGGTCTCTTTGACGGCGCGGTGGACATCTTCGGAGACGGCTCCGTGTGGGCGCTCTGGGTGCCGGGACACACGCCGGGCAGCACCGCGTACCTCGTGCGCTCCACGAAGGGGCCGGTGCTGCTGTTGGGCGACGCCAGCCACACGCGCTGGGGCTGGGAGCACGACGTGGAGCCGGGCTCCTTCACGCAGGACGGGCCCCGGGGCGTGGAGAGCTTCAAGAAGCTGCGCGCCTTCGTCGCGGCGCACCCGCAGGTGGAGGTGCGCTTCGGCCACCAGCACTGA
- a CDS encoding GlxA family transcriptional regulator, which produces MHTVAIVALEGVVPFDLSIPTEVFGRVRLPGGGAGYAVRVCGVTPEVHAGAFRVKTQHGLGVLARADTIVLPGIADVSAPFPPQLLKALRAAARRGTRIASICSGAFILAATGLLDGLRATTHWLGTEELARRHPLIQVDPNVLYVDNGQLLTSAGAAAGLDLCLHLVRRDHGSAVAADAARLAVMPLERDGGQSQFITHAPPSPEGASLEPLLRWMEDHLHRPLTLPALARKAAMSERTLSRRFREQTGTTPLQWLLRARVRRAQHLLETTGQSVEAVAAEVGFHSPTTFREHFQRFVTTSPLAYRRAFRGGARLSAGGRSAPPPAGAPRRRRAAS; this is translated from the coding sequence ATGCACACCGTGGCCATCGTCGCGCTGGAGGGAGTGGTGCCCTTCGACCTCTCGATTCCCACCGAGGTCTTCGGCCGCGTGCGACTGCCCGGCGGCGGCGCGGGCTACGCGGTCCGCGTCTGCGGCGTGACGCCCGAGGTCCACGCGGGCGCATTCCGGGTGAAGACGCAGCACGGCCTGGGCGTGCTGGCCCGCGCGGACACCATCGTCCTGCCGGGCATCGCGGATGTCTCCGCACCGTTTCCACCCCAGCTCCTGAAGGCACTGCGCGCGGCGGCCCGCCGGGGCACGCGCATCGCGTCCATCTGCTCCGGGGCCTTCATCCTGGCCGCGACCGGGCTGCTCGACGGACTGCGCGCCACCACCCACTGGCTGGGCACGGAGGAGCTGGCCCGGCGCCATCCCCTCATCCAGGTGGACCCGAACGTCCTCTACGTCGACAACGGCCAGCTGCTCACCTCCGCGGGCGCGGCGGCGGGCCTGGACCTGTGCCTGCACCTGGTGCGGCGCGACCATGGCTCCGCCGTGGCGGCGGACGCGGCGCGGCTGGCCGTGATGCCACTGGAGCGCGACGGCGGCCAGTCCCAGTTCATCACCCACGCACCGCCCTCACCGGAAGGCGCGTCGCTGGAGCCGCTCCTGCGCTGGATGGAGGACCACCTGCACCGCCCGCTCACGCTCCCGGCCCTCGCCCGGAAGGCGGCGATGAGCGAGCGCACCTTGAGCCGCCGCTTCCGGGAACAGACCGGCACCACGCCGCTCCAGTGGCTCCTGCGCGCCCGCGTGCGCCGCGCCCAGCACCTGCTGGAGACCACCGGTCAGTCCGTGGAGGCCGTTGCGGCGGAAGTGGGCTTCCATTCGCCCACCACGTTCCGGGAACACTTCCAACGCTTCGTCACCACCAGCCCCCTCGCCTACCGCCGTGCGTTCCGGGGAGGAGCACGCCTCAGTGCTGGTGGCCGAAGCGCACCTCCACCTGCGGGTGCGCCGCGACGAAGGCGCGCAGCTTCTTGA